The Microbacterium horticulturae genome has a window encoding:
- a CDS encoding glucose-6-phosphate dehydrogenase assembly protein OpcA produces the protein MIIDLPDTNVSKIAKALVSVREEGGAVALGRVLTLIILLRHGAEEEVIEAANDASREHPMRVIALISDPAATDAEPRLDAEIRVGGDAGASEVIVLRAYGAAGNNSESLVTGLLLPDAPVVAWWPGEPPAKRPSRSSVGKIAQRRITDAATQPNPAAWVAGLGSHYAPGDTDLAWTRLTRWREQLAAVLDQPPYEPVTAVEVRGAGDSPSTALLAAWLRLALDVPVDWRYLPADEWAHGIKSVRLVRASGDTLLERPEPAAAVLTQPGQPSHELAFPRRTLRECLAEELRSLDPDLLYGRVITEGWALLQGADEEDERKDG, from the coding sequence ATGATCATCGACCTGCCCGACACCAATGTCAGCAAGATCGCCAAAGCCCTCGTCAGCGTCCGCGAAGAGGGCGGCGCGGTCGCCCTCGGGCGCGTGCTGACCCTCATCATCCTGCTGCGCCACGGCGCCGAAGAAGAGGTGATCGAGGCCGCGAACGACGCCTCGCGCGAGCACCCGATGCGGGTCATCGCCCTCATCAGCGACCCCGCTGCCACCGATGCCGAGCCGCGGCTGGATGCCGAGATCCGTGTGGGCGGCGATGCCGGCGCGAGCGAGGTCATCGTGCTGCGCGCGTACGGCGCCGCCGGCAACAACTCGGAGAGCCTGGTCACCGGTCTGCTCCTGCCCGATGCCCCAGTCGTCGCCTGGTGGCCGGGCGAGCCCCCGGCCAAGCGGCCGTCGCGCTCGTCGGTCGGCAAGATCGCGCAGCGTCGGATCACGGATGCCGCGACCCAGCCCAATCCCGCGGCGTGGGTCGCCGGGCTCGGCTCGCACTACGCGCCGGGCGACACCGACCTCGCATGGACGCGCCTGACGCGCTGGCGCGAGCAGCTGGCCGCGGTCCTCGACCAGCCGCCCTACGAACCGGTGACCGCGGTGGAGGTGCGCGGCGCCGGCGACTCGCCGTCCACCGCTCTGCTGGCGGCGTGGCTGCGACTCGCGCTCGACGTTCCCGTGGACTGGCGCTACCTCCCCGCTGACGAATGGGCACACGGCATCAAGTCGGTGCGCCTCGTGCGGGCCTCCGGCGACACTCTCCTCGAGCGTCCCGAACCGGCCGCGGCAGTGCTCACCCAGCCGGGTCAGCCCTCGCACGAACTCGCTTTTCCGCGTCGCACGCTGCGCGAGTGCCTGGCCGAAGAGCTGCGCAGCCTGGACCCTGATCTGCTGTATGGTCGGGTCATCACCGAAGGCTGGGCGCTTCTGCAGGGCGCCGACGAGGAGGATGAGCGCAAGGATGGCTGA
- the zwf gene encoding glucose-6-phosphate dehydrogenase, giving the protein MTVQIARGNNPLRDPDDRRLNRIAGPSALVIFGVTGDLSRKKLMPAVYDLANRGLLPPGFALVGFARRDWEDQDFAEVVRDAVQAGARTEFREETWQQLLQGIRFVSGEFDDPEAFRRLRETVERLDVERGTMGNHAYYLSIPPRAFAVVAEQLKSSGLVDDTADQPDRWRRVVIEKPFGHDLASARELNSALRSAFPADSIFRIDHYLGKETVQNILALRFANELYEPIWNRNYVDHVQITMAEDIGVSGRAGYYDGIGAARDVIQNHLLQLLALTAMEEPISFNAKDLRTEKEKVLAAVSLPDDLSLATARGQYGGGWQGGEQVRSFLDEDGMDPQSTTETYAAIKLGINTRRWADVPFYLRTGKRLGRRVTEIAVVFKRAPEHLFNRSQTSGLGQNALVIRVQPDEGVTIRFGSKVPGAGTQVRDVTMDFGYGHAFTEASPEAYERLILDVLLGDPPLFPRHEEVELSWKILDPIEQYWAAQGGPLEQYTPGGWGPSSADELLARDGRTWRRP; this is encoded by the coding sequence ATGACCGTCCAGATCGCCCGAGGGAACAACCCCCTCCGCGACCCCGACGACCGCCGCCTGAACCGCATCGCGGGACCGAGTGCGCTCGTCATCTTCGGTGTGACCGGAGACCTCTCGCGCAAGAAGCTCATGCCCGCGGTGTACGACCTCGCCAACCGAGGTCTGCTGCCCCCCGGGTTCGCTCTGGTCGGGTTCGCCCGGCGCGACTGGGAGGACCAAGACTTCGCCGAGGTGGTCCGCGACGCCGTGCAGGCAGGTGCCCGCACCGAGTTCCGGGAAGAGACCTGGCAGCAGTTGCTGCAGGGCATCCGCTTCGTCTCCGGCGAGTTCGACGATCCCGAGGCCTTCCGTCGGCTGCGGGAGACGGTCGAGCGCCTCGACGTCGAGCGCGGCACCATGGGCAACCACGCCTACTATCTGTCGATCCCGCCGCGGGCGTTCGCGGTGGTCGCCGAGCAGCTCAAGAGCTCGGGGCTGGTCGACGACACCGCCGATCAGCCCGACCGCTGGCGCCGCGTCGTCATCGAGAAGCCGTTCGGGCACGACCTCGCCTCGGCCCGAGAGCTCAACAGCGCGCTGCGCAGCGCCTTCCCCGCCGACTCGATCTTCCGCATCGACCATTACCTCGGCAAGGAGACCGTCCAGAACATCCTGGCGCTGCGGTTCGCCAACGAGCTCTACGAACCGATCTGGAACCGCAACTACGTCGACCACGTCCAGATCACGATGGCCGAAGACATCGGCGTCAGTGGCCGTGCCGGCTACTACGACGGCATCGGCGCGGCGCGCGATGTCATCCAGAACCACCTGCTTCAGCTGCTGGCGCTCACCGCCATGGAAGAGCCCATCTCGTTCAACGCGAAAGATCTGCGCACCGAGAAGGAGAAGGTGCTCGCAGCCGTCTCCCTGCCCGACGACCTGTCGCTGGCCACCGCCCGCGGACAGTACGGGGGCGGCTGGCAGGGCGGCGAGCAGGTGCGCAGCTTCCTCGACGAAGACGGGATGGACCCGCAGTCCACCACGGAGACGTACGCGGCCATCAAGCTCGGCATCAACACGCGGCGCTGGGCGGATGTGCCGTTCTACCTGCGCACAGGCAAGCGCCTGGGCCGGCGCGTGACCGAGATCGCGGTCGTCTTCAAGCGCGCTCCAGAGCACCTCTTCAACCGATCGCAGACGTCCGGCCTCGGGCAGAACGCCCTGGTCATCCGCGTGCAGCCCGACGAGGGCGTGACCATCCGCTTCGGCTCGAAGGTCCCCGGCGCGGGAACGCAGGTGCGGGATGTGACGATGGACTTCGGCTACGGGCACGCCTTCACCGAGGCCAGTCCCGAGGCGTACGAGCGGCTCATCCTCGATGTGCTGCTCGGCGACCCGCCGCTCTTCCCACGGCATGAAGAGGTCGAGCTCAGCTGGAAGATCCTCGACCCCATCGAGCAGTACTGGGCTGCGCAGGGTGGACCGCTGGAGCAGTACACCCCCGGCGGATGGGGGCCTTCGTCCGCCGACGAGCTCCTCGCCCGTGACGGACGCACCTGGAGGCGCCCATGA
- a CDS encoding glucose-6-phosphate isomerase has translation MSFDIRVSGHVKAVVEDTLPGLVADLVASGVTAQDPTLWGPAAEAEAARRLGWVQAVSVSRPLVAQIAELRAQFVAQGLTRVVLAGMGGSSLAPEVIARTAGVPLTILDATAPGQVLAALDGDEEGGLAQTVLVVSSKSGSTVETDSAKRAFEAAFRDLGIDPAERIVVVTDPGSPLDESAQADGYRVFHADPTVGGRYSALTAFGLVPAGLAGVDLDELLDEADATLLEVAIDSPENPALVLAAAIAGGSPRRDKLGLVADGTHLQGLPDWIEQLLAESTGKAGTGILPVVLLPVSPELERRPEDLQILRIVDEAAEFHLFGRHEGEILVSGSLAAQFVVWEYATAIAGRVLGIDPFDQPDVEAAKAATRGLLERRPDQPAPAFTADGVEVRVSDPALAASGTIAGALDALWSQLGPEGYVAIQAYVDRVHLPELAGLREMVAADSGRPTTFGWGPRFLHSTGQFHKGGPAVGVFLQITERTDIDVAIPGRPFTFAELVAAQAAGDAAVLADLGRPVVTLTLTDPQPEVLSLFEAAQ, from the coding sequence GTGAGTTTCGACATCCGCGTCAGCGGACACGTCAAGGCCGTCGTCGAAGACACCCTTCCCGGGCTTGTCGCCGATCTGGTCGCCTCCGGCGTCACCGCACAGGACCCCACCTTGTGGGGTCCTGCCGCCGAAGCCGAGGCCGCCCGTCGGCTCGGCTGGGTGCAGGCGGTGTCGGTGTCGCGGCCGCTGGTGGCACAGATCGCAGAGCTGCGAGCGCAGTTCGTCGCGCAGGGTCTGACCCGCGTGGTTCTGGCCGGCATGGGCGGCTCGTCGCTGGCGCCCGAGGTCATCGCCCGTACCGCCGGGGTGCCTCTCACGATCCTCGACGCGACCGCGCCCGGCCAGGTGCTCGCCGCACTCGACGGCGACGAGGAGGGCGGTCTCGCGCAGACCGTGCTCGTCGTCTCGTCGAAGTCGGGTTCCACGGTCGAGACGGACTCCGCGAAGCGCGCGTTCGAGGCTGCCTTCCGCGACCTCGGCATCGACCCCGCCGAGCGGATCGTCGTGGTCACCGACCCGGGCTCGCCCCTCGACGAGTCCGCACAGGCCGACGGCTACCGCGTCTTCCATGCGGATCCCACCGTCGGCGGCCGCTACTCGGCGCTGACGGCCTTCGGTCTCGTGCCGGCGGGGCTTGCCGGCGTCGACCTCGACGAGCTCCTCGACGAGGCGGACGCCACGCTCCTGGAGGTCGCGATCGACAGCCCGGAGAACCCGGCGCTGGTCCTCGCCGCTGCTATCGCCGGCGGCTCGCCCCGCCGTGACAAGCTCGGCCTGGTGGCGGACGGCACCCACCTCCAGGGTCTGCCCGATTGGATCGAGCAGCTGCTGGCCGAGTCGACCGGAAAGGCCGGCACCGGCATCCTGCCCGTCGTCCTCCTGCCGGTCTCCCCCGAGCTCGAGCGCCGTCCGGAAGACCTGCAGATCCTGCGGATCGTCGACGAGGCCGCCGAGTTCCATCTCTTCGGACGGCACGAGGGCGAGATCCTCGTGAGCGGCTCCCTGGCCGCACAGTTCGTCGTCTGGGAGTACGCGACGGCGATCGCCGGCCGAGTTCTGGGCATCGACCCGTTCGATCAACCCGACGTCGAGGCGGCCAAGGCCGCCACGCGCGGGCTGCTCGAACGCCGACCTGACCAGCCCGCGCCCGCGTTCACGGCCGACGGCGTCGAGGTTCGGGTCTCCGACCCGGCGCTCGCGGCCTCGGGCACCATCGCCGGCGCCCTCGATGCGCTCTGGTCACAGCTCGGGCCCGAGGGGTACGTCGCCATCCAGGCCTACGTCGACCGCGTGCACCTTCCCGAGCTGGCGGGTCTGCGCGAGATGGTCGCCGCGGACTCCGGACGCCCCACGACCTTCGGCTGGGGTCCCCGCTTCCTGCATTCGACGGGCCAGTTCCACAAGGGCGGCCCCGCCGTCGGCGTGTTCCTCCAGATCACCGAGCGCACCGACATCGACGTGGCCATCCCCGGACGCCCCTTCACCTTCGCCGAGCTGGTGGCCGCGCAGGCCGCCGGAGACGCCGCGGTGCTCGCGGACCTCGGGCGGCCCGTCGTCACCCTGACCTTGACCGATCCGCAGCCCGAAGTCCTTTCGCTCTTCGAGGCCGCTCAGTAG
- the tal gene encoding transaldolase produces MTTPTQQLSAQGVSIWLDDLSRKRITTGNLADLIVNRNVVGVTTNPTIFANAVSHGEGYQDRVAELAAAGANADDAIFQITTTDVRDACDIFRPVYDATAGRDGRVSIEVSPELAHDTQATIDQAAQLWNTVDRPNAYIKIPATKAGLSAITETIAAGISVNVTLIFSLARYAEVIDAYLTGLEKAKAAGHDLSQIHSVASFFVSRVDTEVDKRLASIDTDASAALKSKAGIANARLAYELYEKEFSSDRAKALVDAGANTQRPLWASTGVKDPSLPDTLYVTELTAPGTVNTMPEKTLEAVFDHGVIGGDAVTGAYADAHAVIDGLASVGIDFDDVTQVLEDEGVEKFITSWHELQETVAQALASAGGAR; encoded by the coding sequence ATGACCACTCCCACCCAACAGCTGTCCGCACAGGGCGTCAGCATCTGGCTCGACGACCTGTCTCGCAAGCGCATCACGACCGGCAACCTCGCCGACCTCATAGTGAACCGCAACGTCGTGGGCGTCACCACCAACCCCACGATCTTCGCCAACGCCGTCAGCCACGGAGAGGGTTACCAGGACCGGGTCGCCGAGCTCGCCGCCGCGGGCGCGAACGCCGACGACGCGATCTTCCAGATCACGACGACCGACGTCCGTGACGCGTGCGACATCTTCCGCCCCGTGTACGACGCCACCGCAGGGCGAGACGGCCGCGTGTCAATCGAGGTCTCCCCCGAACTCGCCCACGACACGCAGGCGACCATCGACCAGGCCGCCCAGCTGTGGAACACCGTCGACCGGCCGAACGCCTACATCAAGATCCCCGCGACGAAGGCGGGCCTGTCCGCGATCACCGAGACGATCGCCGCGGGCATCTCCGTCAACGTCACGCTGATCTTCTCGCTGGCCCGCTACGCCGAGGTCATCGACGCGTACCTGACCGGCCTCGAGAAGGCGAAGGCGGCCGGTCACGACCTGTCGCAGATCCACTCCGTGGCGTCGTTCTTCGTCTCGCGCGTGGACACCGAGGTCGACAAGCGCCTCGCGTCCATCGACACCGACGCGTCGGCCGCGTTGAAGTCGAAGGCCGGCATCGCGAACGCGCGACTGGCCTATGAGCTCTACGAGAAGGAGTTCTCGAGCGACCGCGCGAAGGCGCTGGTGGATGCCGGGGCCAACACCCAGCGCCCGTTGTGGGCCTCGACCGGGGTCAAGGACCCGTCGCTGCCCGACACGCTCTACGTGACGGAGCTGACGGCGCCCGGCACCGTCAACACGATGCCGGAGAAGACGCTCGAGGCGGTCTTCGACCACGGCGTGATCGGCGGCGACGCCGTGACCGGCGCCTACGCCGATGCGCATGCGGTCATCGACGGCTTGGCCTCGGTGGGCATCGACTTCGACGACGTCACCCAGGTGCTCGAGGACGAGGGCGTCGAGAAGTTCATCACCTCCTGGCACGAGCTGCAGGAGACGGTGGCGCAGGCGCTGGCGTCGGCGGGCGGAGCCCGGTGA
- the tkt gene encoding transketolase, with protein MSELHWEEIDERAVDTVRVLAADAVQKVGNGHPGTAMSLAPAAYLLYQRVMRHDPSDTHWIGRDRFVLSCGHSSLTQYIQLYLGGFGLELEDLESLRTWGSLTPGHPEYGHTKGVEITTGPLGQGLSSAVGFAYAARYERGLFDPDAAAGTSPFDHFVYVIASDGDLQEGVTSEASSLAGHQQLGNLVVIYDANQISIEDDTNVAFTEDVAARYEAYGWHVQTVDWKKTGQYVEDVQELYGAVEAAKGETDRPSIIILKTIIGWPSPGKQNTGKIHGSALGADEVAATKKVLGFDPERSFDVADEVLSHTRELVERGAAEHRAWQEQFDAWAAANPERKALLDRLEARALPDGIDDVLPSFEAGTDVSTRAASGKVINALAGALPELWGGSADLAESNNTTIADGGSFNPRQWSTHEWSGNPYGRVLHFGIREHAMAAILNGITLHGPTRAFGGTFLIFSDYMRPAVRLAALMGIPSTFVWTHDSVALGEDGPTHQPIEQLAALRAIPNLSVVRPADANETAQAWLEILRRHGGPVGIALTRQNVPTFARGDGAASGDTLASAAGTAKGAYILAEATGGTPDVILIGTGSEVQLAVAARETLEAEGVKTRVVSAPSLEWFAEQDADYREQVLPASVTARVSVEAGLALSWRGIVGDRGRTVSIEHFGASADYKTLFQKFGITADAVVEAARETLKENA; from the coding sequence GTGTCGGAACTGCATTGGGAAGAGATTGACGAGCGAGCCGTGGACACCGTCCGTGTCCTTGCCGCAGATGCCGTGCAGAAGGTGGGCAACGGCCACCCCGGCACCGCGATGAGCCTGGCCCCGGCCGCCTACCTGCTGTACCAGCGGGTCATGCGACACGATCCGTCCGACACCCACTGGATCGGCCGCGACCGATTCGTCCTGTCGTGCGGGCACTCTTCGCTCACCCAGTACATTCAGCTCTACCTCGGCGGGTTCGGCCTCGAGCTCGAAGACCTCGAGTCGCTGCGCACGTGGGGCTCGCTCACGCCAGGCCACCCCGAGTACGGCCACACGAAGGGCGTCGAGATCACGACCGGTCCGCTCGGCCAGGGACTGTCGTCGGCCGTGGGCTTCGCCTACGCGGCCCGCTACGAGCGCGGCCTGTTCGACCCGGACGCTGCGGCCGGCACGTCGCCGTTCGACCACTTCGTGTATGTCATCGCCTCGGACGGCGACCTGCAGGAGGGCGTGACCAGCGAGGCGTCATCGCTCGCCGGCCACCAGCAGCTGGGCAACCTCGTCGTGATCTACGACGCGAACCAGATCTCCATCGAGGACGACACGAACGTCGCGTTCACCGAAGACGTGGCCGCACGCTACGAGGCGTACGGCTGGCATGTGCAGACCGTCGACTGGAAGAAGACCGGACAGTACGTCGAGGATGTGCAGGAGCTGTACGGTGCCGTCGAGGCGGCGAAGGGCGAGACCGACCGCCCCTCGATCATCATCCTGAAGACGATCATCGGATGGCCGAGCCCCGGCAAGCAGAACACCGGCAAGATCCACGGCTCGGCGTTGGGCGCCGACGAAGTCGCCGCCACCAAGAAGGTGCTCGGCTTCGATCCGGAGCGCTCGTTCGACGTCGCCGACGAGGTCCTCTCGCACACCCGCGAGCTCGTGGAGCGAGGCGCCGCCGAGCACCGCGCCTGGCAGGAGCAGTTCGACGCCTGGGCCGCCGCCAACCCCGAGCGCAAGGCCCTGCTCGACCGTCTCGAGGCGCGTGCCCTGCCCGACGGCATCGACGACGTCCTGCCGAGCTTCGAGGCCGGCACCGACGTCTCCACCCGGGCCGCGTCCGGCAAGGTCATCAACGCTCTCGCCGGTGCACTGCCCGAGCTGTGGGGCGGTTCGGCCGACCTCGCCGAGTCGAACAACACCACGATCGCCGACGGCGGCTCGTTCAACCCGCGGCAGTGGTCCACGCACGAATGGAGCGGGAACCCGTACGGACGGGTGCTGCACTTCGGCATCCGTGAGCACGCCATGGCGGCGATCCTCAACGGCATCACACTGCACGGCCCGACCCGCGCCTTCGGCGGCACGTTCCTCATCTTCAGCGACTACATGCGCCCGGCTGTCCGCCTGGCGGCGCTGATGGGCATCCCGTCGACCTTCGTCTGGACCCACGACTCCGTGGCCCTCGGCGAGGACGGCCCGACCCACCAGCCGATCGAGCAGCTCGCGGCCCTCCGGGCGATCCCGAACCTGTCGGTGGTCCGTCCCGCGGACGCGAACGAGACCGCGCAGGCGTGGCTCGAGATCCTCCGACGCCACGGCGGGCCGGTCGGCATCGCCCTGACCCGCCAGAACGTGCCCACGTTCGCTCGCGGCGACGGTGCGGCATCCGGCGACACCCTCGCCTCGGCCGCAGGCACCGCGAAGGGCGCGTACATCCTGGCCGAGGCCACCGGCGGCACGCCCGATGTGATCCTCATCGGCACCGGTTCCGAGGTTCAGCTGGCCGTCGCCGCTCGCGAGACCCTCGAAGCCGAAGGTGTGAAGACCCGCGTGGTCTCGGCGCCGTCGCTCGAGTGGTTCGCCGAGCAGGACGCCGACTACCGCGAGCAGGTGCTGCCCGCGTCGGTCACCGCCCGCGTCTCGGTCGAGGCCGGTCTGGCTCTGTCGTGGCGCGGCATCGTCGGCGACCGCGGGCGCACGGTGTCGATCGAGCACTTCGGCGCCTCGGCCGACTACAAGACCCTTTTCCAGAAGTTCGGCATCACCGCCGACGCCGTCGTCGAGGCGGCCCGCGAGACCCTCAAGGAGAACGCATGA
- a CDS encoding heme o synthase, whose product MTVVRAQRTSLRRTVRGYFLLTKPRVMELLLVSTIPVMFLAAGGVPNLWLVAATVLGGAMSAGSAAAFNMYLDRDIDVRMHRTENRPLVTGDVSPRGALVFSWVLAVVSTVWLLVTTNVLAAGLSAFAIFFYVVIYTMILKRRTEQNIVWGGIAGCFPVLIGWVAVTGSLDWAPFVLFVVVFLWTPPHYWPLSMKYKDDYEGVDVPMLGATRNGSQVGLQVILYAWATVACSLLLIPIGHMGLVYTVSALVFGGWFAYEAHVLYQRAVRGTAAQPMRVFHASITYLTLLFLAVAVDPLLPF is encoded by the coding sequence GTGACCGTCGTTCGCGCGCAGCGCACCTCGCTGCGCCGCACCGTACGCGGGTACTTCCTGCTGACGAAGCCGCGGGTGATGGAGCTGCTGCTGGTCAGCACGATCCCGGTGATGTTCCTCGCCGCGGGCGGCGTGCCGAACCTGTGGCTGGTGGCGGCCACCGTTCTCGGTGGCGCGATGTCGGCCGGGTCGGCCGCCGCGTTCAACATGTACCTGGACCGCGACATCGACGTGCGCATGCACCGCACCGAGAATCGTCCGCTGGTCACCGGCGACGTCTCGCCGCGTGGGGCGTTGGTGTTCTCGTGGGTGCTCGCCGTCGTCTCCACGGTGTGGCTGCTGGTCACGACGAATGTGCTGGCCGCGGGGCTGTCGGCCTTCGCCATCTTCTTCTATGTCGTGATCTACACGATGATCCTGAAGCGTCGCACTGAGCAGAACATCGTCTGGGGCGGGATCGCCGGCTGCTTCCCGGTGCTCATCGGCTGGGTGGCGGTGACCGGTTCCCTCGACTGGGCGCCGTTCGTGCTGTTCGTCGTCGTCTTCCTCTGGACGCCGCCGCACTACTGGCCGCTGTCGATGAAGTACAAGGACGACTACGAGGGCGTCGACGTGCCGATGCTGGGCGCCACGCGCAACGGATCGCAGGTCGGCCTGCAGGTCATCCTCTACGCGTGGGCGACCGTCGCCTGCTCACTGCTGCTGATACCGATCGGCCACATGGGTCTCGTGTACACGGTGTCGGCGCTCGTGTTCGGCGGGTGGTTCGCCTACGAGGCGCACGTGCTCTACCAGCGCGCCGTGCGCGGCACAGCCGCGCAGCCGATGCGGGTCTTCCACGCGTCGATCACGTACTTGACGCTGCTGTTCCTCGCCGTCGCGGTTGACCCGCTGCTGCCGTTCTAG
- a CDS encoding dinucleotide-utilizing enzyme has product MSIRPRLVRNIPFWLLLLISLGATIGGALMMKIELAWMTQALAANTATGVDVYVGQPAVVVAGIICGAGVIGLLLTLTVAALAGLRPKTAVNAAESIDWQAEAAGPDESVVEADANEAVGAPTA; this is encoded by the coding sequence ATGTCCATCCGTCCCCGTCTCGTCCGCAACATCCCGTTCTGGCTTCTCCTTCTCATCTCGCTCGGCGCCACGATCGGCGGTGCACTGATGATGAAGATCGAGCTCGCCTGGATGACCCAGGCGCTGGCCGCCAACACGGCGACCGGCGTGGACGTCTACGTCGGCCAGCCTGCCGTCGTCGTGGCCGGAATCATCTGCGGCGCGGGCGTCATCGGCCTGCTGCTGACGCTGACGGTCGCCGCCCTCGCCGGACTGCGCCCGAAGACCGCCGTCAACGCTGCGGAGTCCATCGATTGGCAGGCCGAGGCCGCCGGTCCTGACGAGAGCGTCGTCGAAGCCGACGCGAACGAGGCGGTCGGCGCTCCGACCGCCTAG
- a CDS encoding COX15/CtaA family protein: MSSEQTVTEPSTLRRRLWLWLPDRVDRRVMVAAWISFITEVLIIGTGGAVRLTGSGLGCEWPLCAPDSLVPVPGMGLHSYIEFGNRLMTGVVGLAGLAVLLLVLRLRRTRKDLFVMAVIVVAGILAQAVVGGITVLTGLNAGIVGFHFFATLALVAVTAAFLVRAKTPSGPRTLAVPRWYMILTHVTTLFLALTLIIGILTTASGPHSGDSAVVRHGWSAEILAHVHSVPGYTLFALVVVLTAVASLQKLPTLRWAVLLLIVLGVQIPVGVYQARAGLPALSVGVHMILAGLATAAMTALVLNLKKPSEHA; this comes from the coding sequence ATGTCCAGCGAGCAGACCGTCACCGAACCCTCGACACTGCGGCGTCGCCTGTGGCTGTGGCTGCCCGATCGCGTCGATCGTCGGGTGATGGTCGCGGCCTGGATCTCGTTCATCACCGAGGTGCTCATCATCGGCACCGGCGGCGCCGTGCGGCTCACCGGCTCGGGCCTCGGATGCGAATGGCCGCTGTGCGCACCCGACTCCCTCGTGCCGGTGCCCGGCATGGGGTTGCACTCGTACATCGAGTTCGGCAACCGCCTGATGACCGGGGTGGTGGGCCTGGCCGGTCTTGCCGTGCTGCTTCTCGTGCTGAGGCTGCGCCGCACCCGCAAGGACCTGTTCGTGATGGCCGTCATCGTCGTCGCGGGGATCCTCGCGCAGGCGGTGGTCGGCGGTATCACGGTGCTCACCGGACTGAACGCCGGGATCGTGGGCTTCCACTTCTTCGCGACGCTGGCCCTTGTGGCCGTCACGGCGGCCTTCCTCGTCCGGGCGAAGACCCCCTCCGGCCCCCGCACGCTCGCCGTGCCGCGCTGGTACATGATCCTCACTCACGTGACGACGCTGTTCCTCGCGCTCACCCTGATCATCGGCATCCTGACGACCGCCTCCGGTCCGCACTCGGGTGACTCCGCGGTCGTGCGCCATGGCTGGAGCGCCGAGATCCTTGCCCACGTGCACTCCGTCCCCGGGTACACGCTGTTCGCCCTGGTCGTCGTGCTGACCGCGGTGGCGTCGCTGCAGAAGCTGCCGACGCTGCGCTGGGCCGTGCTGCTGCTGATCGTGCTCGGGGTGCAGATCCCGGTGGGCGTCTACCAGGCCCGCGCCGGGCTGCCCGCCCTCTCGGTGGGCGTGCACATGATCCTGGCGGGCCTGGCCACCGCCGCGATGACCGCTCTCGTGCTGAACCTGAAGAAGCCCAGCGAACACGCATAG